From the Mesorhizobium koreense genome, the window CGCCGCGCCGGCAAGCTCCTGTGGGAAAAGCCCTTTCTTTCCGGCGAAGGAAACATGTCGCACACCATCGCCAACCTGGAACACCATCATTTCAAATACGGCCTGTTCCGTCAGCCGGGCGACCTGCATGTCCATATGTTCGGAACCGCGACGCTCTCCTTCGCCGACAAAGTCCGCATCGAACCCGGCGACGTGATGGAGATCGAGGTACCCGGATTTGGCCTACCCCTGCGCAATCCCATGGCAATAGAAGCCGCGACTGCAACCGGCACCGTCCGTGTACGAGCACTGTAAGCAGTTCGATGGGCAATAGGGCTTCTACCGCCTAGATTCGCTTTCCATGTCGCCTTGCTGCCCACCGCAAGCGCAGAGGCGCCATACATTACGATAAGAAGCGCTATCGCGACCGGCGCCTCGTCGAGAACGCCTTCTGCCACCTCAAGAATCTCCGCCGCGTGGCTATTCCCGCCAGAGCAACGCAACATCCTGCGCCTGATATTTTCCGACTCGCGCGTTCGGGCCGCCCAGGAAGACTGGCTCGGCGTCGCCCACTTCGCGGTAGGGGCATTTAGGGCCGATGCTGCACGCGCCGGCGCTTCCGCCGAGATCACCCAGCTTGTCGGGGACCTTTCCAAGACGAGTGCAGAATTCGACGCGCTTGACATCTCCAGTCACGGTGAGGGCGTGAAGCGTCTCCGGCACCCGGGATCGGGACCATCGAGAGGGCGCAGCGCACATTGGGTCGCTCGTCGCCGCTCGCGCCAGACAGCCCGCGTCCCCCGGCGAAAGAGATTGACCGACGCATCGTCCTGACTCGGAGCGACTTTCCCGAGAGGCGAACGCCAGTTTTGGCAACATTCAAGCTCTGCGTGATGAACGGGTAGCCCAGGATAAAGCTGTTCCGCTATATGTGCCCCATTCACGCATGGATATTCAATCAGGTGTTCTGATATATAGCAGGCTGAATGATAGAGCCATTTCTATGAAGCCCAATTTCCTGAACGTCACACCTGAGAGCGGCGTCCCCGTACTGAAGGGACTGGCCTCACCGATTCGCATGCATATTCTTCAGCTCCTACACAAATCGGGAAAACTGAACGTCAATGAAATCACCAAGGCGCTGCGCTTGCCTCAATCAACCGTTGCGACCAACATCCAGTTGCTGGAAGAGGCTGGGTTGGTGGAAACCTACGCGACCAAGGCAAAAAAAGGCCACCAGAAAATCTGCGCTTCCAAATATAACGAGATCATTCTTCGCTTCGAATCCGGCGAGGAGCAGCGCAAGAACAATCAGATAGAAGTCGCAATGCCGCTTGGGTTGTTTACCAGTTGCGAGATCAGCGCTCCGTGTGGCCTGTGCTCGGCCGAAGGGGTGATCGGTCTGCTCGACGTACCAGATTTCTTTCTCGATCCGGGACGAGTGCAAGCCGCACTTGTTTGGTTCGGGCGGGGTTACGTCGAATACAAATTCCCTAATAACGCCAAGCTCGTGAACTCGCAAATTGAGGCCGTTGAGTTCTCGATGGAGCTCTCATCAGAGGTGCCGGGGACCAACCTAGACTGGCCTTCCGACATCACCCTCTGGGTCAACGATCATCCCATCGGGACCTGGACCTCGCCCGGCGACTACGGTGACAAGCGCGGGGTCTACACGCCGAGCTGGTGGAAGCTTGAGGGGTCGCAGTACGGCAAGCTGAAGACTTGGCGCATCAACAAGTCCGGCTCCTTCATCGACGGCATCTCGATTTCCAGCGTCACCGTGGACGATATCGGCCTTTCCGATCACCATTCGATCAGGATGCGTATCGGCATCGACGACAACGCCCGCCATCCGGGTGGCGTCAACATCTTCGGTCGCGGCTTCGGCAATTACGATCAGGACATCGTCATGCGCCTCCACCTTGTACAATAGGCCTCTCCCTTCGTCGAAAGCCCGTCATTTAGAGACATCGAACCGCACGACGGTCCACGACGCCGGCGCCAGCTTCATGCTGACGCAGCCGTCCGCCGCCTCGACGGCGTCGAATTCGCGCGGCTTGACTTCGTCGGGCTTCTCCCTTGTGTTGAGGGCAAGCAGGTTATCGTGGCGAAGCTCGTGCGCCCGCTGTTTGGTCAGCGTGCCGAACCCGGTCGCTTCCAGATTGAGCTCGATCCCGTCCGACAGATGGCGGTTGAGCAGGAAAAGTGTCACCGTCTGATCGGTCTCGGAGTGGATGGCTGAAACCTTGAGATACGGCACCGTTTCAATTCTGTCGTAGAGTTCCTCGGTGCGCGTCGGATCGTAGTAGCGTGTCGAATAGGTCGGCACGTCGACATACGTACGCAGCACGCGCCCGCGGCCAAGATTGCTGAAATCGGCAAAAGGCCAGAAGATCGTCTGCCGCCATGCCGGCCCACCAGTCTCGGTCATGATGGGAGCGATGGCATTGACGAGTTGCGCTAGGCATCCGGCCTTGACCCGGTCGGCATGGTTGAGGAGCGAGATGCAGGCGCCGCCGAAAGCTAAGGCGTCCTGCATGTTGTACTTCTCCTCCAGGATATGCGGGGCCACTGGCCATCCGGTCTGGATGCGGTTCTCGTCACCGCGGCGGGTCCGGTACCAGACGTTCCATTCATCGAAGCTCAGCATGATGCGCTTGGGCGACCTGCGTCGCGCCGCAACCGAATCCGCGATGGCTACGACCTCCTCGATGAAGCTGTCCATCAAGTCCGGACTTGCGAGGAAGGACGGCGTGTCGTCGGCGTAATTGTTGAGATAGGTGTGCAGCGACACGTACTCGACGTCGTCGAACGTGTGCTCAAGGACGATGCGCTCCCATTCGCCGTACGTCGACATTTTCCGCCCCGACGACCCGCATGCGGCAAGCTCGATCGTGGGGTCGGTCAGCTTCATCACCTTCGCCGCCTCGGTCGCGATGCGCCCGTATTCCTCGGCGGTCTTGGCGCCCATCTGCCATGCGCCGTCCATTTCGTTGCCGAGACACCAGAATTTCACGTCATGCGGCTTTTCCCAGCCATGCTCGCGGCGAAGGTCGGAGAGCGTCGTACCGGAGGGATGGTTGCAATATTCGAGATAGTGCCTCGCCTCATCCGGCCCGCGCGTGCCGAGATTGACCGCAAGCATCGGCTCAATATCGGCGAGCCGACACCAGTCGATGAATTCGTTGGTCCCGAACTGGTTGGTTTCGATCGATTTCCAGGCGAGATCCATGCGGCTCGGGCGCTTTTCAACGGGCCCAACCCCTTCTTCCCAATTGTAGCCCGAGACGAAATTGCCGCCCGGATAGCGCATGATCGTCGGTGCCAGCTCCCGCACCAGATCGAGAACGTCGCGCCGGAAGCCGTTCTTGTCCGCCGTGGGATGTCCGGGTTCAAAAATGCCGCCATAGACGCATCGTCCGAGATGCTCGACGAAAGCCCCGAAGAGACGCCTGTCCGTCTCTCCGATGATGAAGTCTCTGTCGAAACGCACTTGTGCCTTTTGCATAGCCCTATCGCTCTGTTTCGTGGGGGAATCGTTCGTCACGCCGGATGACTTGCATGACTGGTTCGGACAGGTGCGCGTCGGCACTCACCTGTCGCACCGCGAGGCTGGAGCCGGTAAGCACACCTTTTCCGGAAGGATCCGGCGACAGCAGCGAGTCCTTCAGAAGTTGTGAATAGGGGTGCTTGGGCTTGTCCAGTACCGATCGGGCGGGACCGCTCTCCACGACCTCGCCCTTGCGCATGATAATGATCCGGTCACTGATGTAATAGGCAGTCGCGAGATCATGCGTGATATAGATGATCGACACGCCAAGATCGTCGCGCAGGGTCCTGAACAGATTGACGATCGACATCCGCAGGGATGCGTCGACCATCGACACCGGTTCGTCGGCAACGAGCAGGGAGGGCTCCGATATAAGCGCGCGGGCGATGGCAACCCGCTGCAACTGGCCTCCCGAGAGTTCATGCGGAAAGCGGCGCCGGATTTCGGCAAGCGACAATCCCACCTTGTTTAGCGCGCCATCGGCTGCCCGCTCACGCTCGGAATGCGATCTGGCACCCAAAAAGTTCTTCGCCGAGATCAGCAGATAGCGATCCACGCGCTTCAGCGGATTGAACGCTTCAAACGGATTCTGGAAGATGGGTTGGACCTGCTTCATGAAGCCAAGCCGGTCCGAACGCCTGCGGAGCGCCGTCAAGTCACCGCCCCTGAACCTGATGCTGCCTCCCGTCGGCGTGATCATATTCAGGATCATGCGCGCAAGCGTCGTCTTCCCGCTTCCCGACTCTCCGATGATCGCGAACACTTCGGGCCGCTCGACCGGCAGCGAGAAGCTGACCTCTCTGACCGCGTCGAAGCTCTGTCGGCCGAAAGCGCCGCCGCGAGCATAGGACTTGGTGAGATGGCTGACCTCCAGGAGGCTTCCGCCGGTCATATGGGTTCCTCCTTCGCGGCGCCTGTGATGTCTATCTCGGGCGCAACACTCGGGCGGACATCGGGACTGGCCGCAAAACAGGCGACGCGATGGTCCGGAGCCAGCGTGGTGAGCATGGGTATCTCGCGCCGACAGATATCCATCGCCAGCGGACAGCGGGGATGGAACCGACAACCCGCTGGTGGGTCGGCCAGGTTGGGAGGCGCACCATGCAGAGCAGAACGCGTGCTCGCCTCGCCTATCCTGGGGAGGCTTGCGACTAGATGCGCGGTGTAGGGGTGCATCGGATTGGCGAAGACCTCCGCCGTCGGCCCCTCCTCAACGAGGCGGCCGGCATACATGATGCCGAGCCGGTCGGCGATGTTGGCATGGACCGTAAGGTCATGGGTGACGAAGATCATCGAGGAGTCGAACTCGCGCTGCGTCTCCCGGATCATGGTGAGGACGTCCTTCTGGACAACAACATCCAGGGCGGTGGTTGGCTCGTCCGCGATGATGAATTCTGGGCGGCAGACCGTAGCAAGCGCGATGCAGACGCGCTGGCGCATGCCGCCCGAGAGTTCGTGCGGGTAGGCGCGGAGAATATCGGCGGGGAGCCGCAGGCGCGAAAGATGGGCCTTGACCGCCTCTAGGAAGGCGTCCTTCTGGAGGTTCATATGCCGGAAGGCGAAGTCCTCGAACGTACGCTGGACGCGACGGACGGGGTTCAGGACGCTCATCGAGCCTTGCATGATGTAGGACAAATGCCGCCAGCGGATGGCGTCGCGCTCGTCGGACGTGAGCGCATAAATGTCACGGTCGAGAAAACTGTAGCGGACCGAACCACCGACCACGTTGAGAGGCGGCTGGATAGCAGCAGCGATGGTCTTGATGAAGGTCGTCTTGCCGCAGCTGGACTCGCCGGCCAGCCCGTAGATCTCGTTCTTCCGGACCTGCATAGTGATTGAGTCAACAGCGCGGACCTCGCGCTCGATGCCGAAATAACTCATCTGGTAGTACGCGCGCAGGTTCTCCGTCCGCAGCACTGCGTCATCGGCATCGGCGTGTGCCAAAGGCTGCCTGGACATCAGCCGTTGCCCATTCTGCTGAGCCTGCTGCGCGGGTCGATATACTCGTTCATCGAGATCGACAGCAGGAAGAGGCCGATGAAGGTGAGTGTGACAAAGAAGGTTGGGAAGAGGTACCACCACCATACGCCGGAGACCATCGCGCTGTGCTGGTTGGCCCAGAAGATCATACCGCCGATCGTGGGTGTATTCACGTCGGTGAAGCCGAGCACGGCCAGCGTCACCTCGAGACCGATCGACCAGTTCATGTTGTTCATGAAGGTGGAGAAAACGATGGGCAGCACGTAGGGCAGGTGCTCTTCGGTCACGATGCGGGGCGTCGACATGCCCGAGAAGATGCTGGCGTTGGTGAACTCGCGCGTTCGCAGGCTGATCATCACCGAACGGATGAGCCGGGCGTCATAAGCCCAGCCGAGACAGGCCATAATGAGGGCGAGCATGAACCATGTCATGTCCTCGCGCAGGACGAAGTAGAGCAGGACGAGCAGCGGAAAGAGCGGAATGACGATGAACGTGTCGTTGATCGACATTAGGACGCGGTCGACTGCGCCCCCGACATAGCCGGAGATGAGACCGATTGTCAGCGAGAGTATACGGCTGATGACGGCGACGACGAAGCCGAAGGCCAGCGTGTTCCTGAGCGCATAAGTGAGCTGCCAGAAGACGTCCTGGCCACGCGAATTCGTGCCGAACCAGTACGGTTCCGATGGCGGGACGTCCATCGGGACCAGATAGGCATCGATCGGCGAATAAGGCGAGAAGTACGAGGCCAGCGACATCGTAAACACCACCAGCATGATGACGGCGCCGGCGGCGAACTCGCCATTGTACCGGAAGAGATCCCTTACGGTCCGGATCATGGCTTCACCTGCACGCGCGGATCGATCAGCGGGTAGATGATGTCGATCAGAAAGACGGCGACCGAGACCGAAATGATCGAAATCGTGGCGATCCCGAGCACGAGCGAATAATCGGCCGCGTGCACGGCGTCGATGAGCAGGCGGCCGATGCCAGGATAGCCGAAGACGTACTCGGTGATGATCGCCCCGTTGAAGATCGAGCCGATCGAGATCGCGAGGCCGGTGATCTGCGGCATGAAGGCGTTGCGCATCACATAGGAGGTGAGGATGCGGCCGCGGGGCACGCCTGCCAGTTCCGCGTAGACGACATAATCGTCGGTGACGATATTCGACACCAGCGCGCGCATGCCCATGTACCAGCTGCCGAGACCGACGAGGATGAGCGAAAAAGCCGGCAGAATGGAGTGAATGACGACACTTCCGATGAAGGGCAGGTTGAGGCCCGGA encodes:
- a CDS encoding MmyB family transcriptional regulator, encoding MFSDSRVRAAQEDWLGVAHFAVGAFRADAARAGASAEITQLVGDLSKTSAEFDALDISSHGEGVKRLRHPGSGPSRGRSAHWVARRRSRQTARVPRRKRLTDASS
- a CDS encoding ArsR/SmtB family transcription factor, with product MKPNFLNVTPESGVPVLKGLASPIRMHILQLLHKSGKLNVNEITKALRLPQSTVATNIQLLEEAGLVETYATKAKKGHQKICASKYNEIILRFESGEEQRKNNQIEVAMPLGLFTSCEISAPCGLCSAEGVIGLLDVPDFFLDPGRVQAALVWFGRGYVEYKFPNNAKLVNSQIEAVEFSMELSSEVPGTNLDWPSDITLWVNDHPIGTWTSPGDYGDKRGVYTPSWWKLEGSQYGKLKTWRINKSGSFIDGISISSVTVDDIGLSDHHSIRMRIGIDDNARHPGGVNIFGRGFGNYDQDIVMRLHLVQ
- the arfA gene encoding arabinosylfuranosidase ArfA — translated: MQKAQVRFDRDFIIGETDRRLFGAFVEHLGRCVYGGIFEPGHPTADKNGFRRDVLDLVRELAPTIMRYPGGNFVSGYNWEEGVGPVEKRPSRMDLAWKSIETNQFGTNEFIDWCRLADIEPMLAVNLGTRGPDEARHYLEYCNHPSGTTLSDLRREHGWEKPHDVKFWCLGNEMDGAWQMGAKTAEEYGRIATEAAKVMKLTDPTIELAACGSSGRKMSTYGEWERIVLEHTFDDVEYVSLHTYLNNYADDTPSFLASPDLMDSFIEEVVAIADSVAARRRSPKRIMLSFDEWNVWYRTRRGDENRIQTGWPVAPHILEEKYNMQDALAFGGACISLLNHADRVKAGCLAQLVNAIAPIMTETGGPAWRQTIFWPFADFSNLGRGRVLRTYVDVPTYSTRYYDPTRTEELYDRIETVPYLKVSAIHSETDQTVTLFLLNRHLSDGIELNLEATGFGTLTKQRAHELRHDNLLALNTREKPDEVKPREFDAVEAADGCVSMKLAPASWTVVRFDVSK
- a CDS encoding ABC transporter ATP-binding protein translates to MTGGSLLEVSHLTKSYARGGAFGRQSFDAVREVSFSLPVERPEVFAIIGESGSGKTTLARMILNMITPTGGSIRFRGGDLTALRRRSDRLGFMKQVQPIFQNPFEAFNPLKRVDRYLLISAKNFLGARSHSERERAADGALNKVGLSLAEIRRRFPHELSGGQLQRVAIARALISEPSLLVADEPVSMVDASLRMSIVNLFRTLRDDLGVSIIYITHDLATAYYISDRIIIMRKGEVVESGPARSVLDKPKHPYSQLLKDSLLSPDPSGKGVLTGSSLAVRQVSADAHLSEPVMQVIRRDERFPHETER
- a CDS encoding ABC transporter ATP-binding protein, whose protein sequence is MSRQPLAHADADDAVLRTENLRAYYQMSYFGIEREVRAVDSITMQVRKNEIYGLAGESSCGKTTFIKTIAAAIQPPLNVVGGSVRYSFLDRDIYALTSDERDAIRWRHLSYIMQGSMSVLNPVRRVQRTFEDFAFRHMNLQKDAFLEAVKAHLSRLRLPADILRAYPHELSGGMRQRVCIALATVCRPEFIIADEPTTALDVVVQKDVLTMIRETQREFDSSMIFVTHDLTVHANIADRLGIMYAGRLVEEGPTAEVFANPMHPYTAHLVASLPRIGEASTRSALHGAPPNLADPPAGCRFHPRCPLAMDICRREIPMLTTLAPDHRVACFAASPDVRPSVAPEIDITGAAKEEPI
- a CDS encoding ABC transporter permease; translated protein: MIRTVRDLFRYNGEFAAGAVIMLVVFTMSLASYFSPYSPIDAYLVPMDVPPSEPYWFGTNSRGQDVFWQLTYALRNTLAFGFVVAVISRILSLTIGLISGYVGGAVDRVLMSINDTFIVIPLFPLLVLLYFVLREDMTWFMLALIMACLGWAYDARLIRSVMISLRTREFTNASIFSGMSTPRIVTEEHLPYVLPIVFSTFMNNMNWSIGLEVTLAVLGFTDVNTPTIGGMIFWANQHSAMVSGVWWWYLFPTFFVTLTFIGLFLLSISMNEYIDPRSRLSRMGNG